From one Oncorhynchus clarkii lewisi isolate Uvic-CL-2024 chromosome 6, UVic_Ocla_1.0, whole genome shotgun sequence genomic stretch:
- the LOC139411848 gene encoding trichohyalin-like yields the protein MEEQRPRMAWNNKPIETGREREREREKEREREMESERKAELERQEMKKKVEQAEETIKVLKREIERLKEIEKEIIFERERDMRIAENEKVKLVNEKVKELEREVERLKEDMTTKEIQYKIKFERAKEAFRRQNERVKQVNQNVLVLDREVVRMKEEIRLKDETEPERTFDRDRERENDWRRSEEELKNRVEREMEMETALINDKNTSELEEVFKKIKEQQIELENMETDKYKWKQNQMDMEEKMEGEHNKQKEVERKRMEKIPKQRQEEDEKKKEMEREEEEERRKEKHIEMEEEEREREKERQRQIKRKRMEKRQKIMEREEERQREIEREIEEERCKQKQIEMEEEEREREERQRTIEEKERQREIGEKERRQQQEERKIMFERDQEEENIWKQKQIDMEEGRERENKRQREIEEIHRRQQQEERQKQKEKEKEREKDNDNQREMELKDQQQKEMEKEKMIMREREEAGRRKEGQKNILGEIEGQNELEIEQEREMEEKQEVIKEAEEEYREREERGKEVSMKKHVVVNVKAKAREVFNRPIPGHTRLTSTMTRAEREREKRKELLKAEERRKKMEDFNKQWRERSLLKKQTHQQLKEERERMKENYLEQMNLEADAQINTRCLTTQHSHDYNHGQELPGWANGQQVSQEPTGSADGHQERPRRQQAWAENQEGSSENHQGGPENHQGGPDSQQLEAPEEVETSERISKTKKKPSIWKKIRMR from the exons ATGGAGGAGCAGCGACCAAGAATGGCCTGGAACAACAAACCTattgaaacaggaagagagagggaaagagagagggaaaaagagagagaaagggagatggaaaGTGAGAGAAAAGCAGAATTGGAAAGACAAGAAATGAAGAAGAAAGTGGAACAGGCAGAAGAAACGATAAAAGTGTTAAAACGAGAAattgagagattgaaagagattgAGAAGGAAATCATatttgaaagagaaagagacatgcgTATTGCAGAGAATGAGAAAGTCAAACTGGTTAACGAAAAGGtaaaagagttagagagagaggttgagagactgAAAGAAGATATGACAACAAAAGAGATTCAATACAAAATCAAATTTGAAAGAGCGAAAGAAGCGTTTagaagacagaatgagagagtgaaACAGGTTAACCAAAATGTACTAGTgttagacagagaggttgtgAGAATGAAAGAAGAGATTAGATTGAAAGACGAGACTGAACCAGAGAGAACatttgatagagacagagagagagaaaatgattggAGACGAAGTGAAGAGGAGTTGAAaaatagagtggagagagagatggagatggagacagCCCTCATCAATGACAAAAATACGTCTGAATTGGAGGAAGTCTTCAAGAAAATCAAGGAACAGCAGATAGAATTAGAAAATATGGAAACAGACAAATATAAATGGAAACAGAACCAAATGGAcatggaggagaagatggagggtgagcacaacaaacagaaagaggtagaaagaaagagaatggagaaaataccaaaacagagacaagaagaagatgagaagaagaaggagatggagagagaagaagaagaggagagacgcAAAGAGAAGcacatagagatggaagaggaagaaagagagagggagaaagagagacagagacagatcaaaaggaagagaatggagaagagacagaaaattatggaaagagaagaagagagacagagagagattgaaagagagattgaagaagaaagatgtaaacagaagcaaatagagatggaagaggaagaacg cgaaagagaagagagacagagaacgatcgaagagaaagagagacagagagagattggagagaaagaaagacgacaacaacaagaggagagaaagataatGTTTGAGAGagatcaagaagaagaaaatatatgGAAACAGAAGCAAATTGacatggaggagggaagagagagggagaacaagagacagagagagatagaagagatacacagacgacaacaacaagaggagagacagaaacaaaaggagaaggagaaagaaagggagaaagacaatgacaatcagagagagatggaattaaAAGATCAGcaacagaaagagatggagaaagaaaagatgattatgagagaaagggaggaagcaggaagaagaaaggaagggcagaaaaatattttgggggaaaTTGAGGGACAGAATGAACTGgagatagaacaggagagagagatggaagaaaagcaggaagtgattaaggaagcagaggaagagtacagggaaagagaagagagaggaaaggaagtaaGCATGAAGAAACATGTAGTAGTTAATGTTAAAGCAAAAGCACGGGAAGTCTTCAATAGGC CCATCCCTGGACACACAAGGCTAACATCCACCATGAcccgggcagagagagagagggagaagaggaaggagctGCTGAAggctgaggagagaaggaagaagatGGAGGATTTCAATAAGCAGTGGAGAGAGCGGTCCCTGCTTAAAAAACAGACTCATCAacaactgaaggaggagagggagaggatgaaggaaAACTACCTGGAGCAGATGAATCTGGAGGCTGATGCTCAAATCAACACCCGGTGTCTAACCACCCAACACAGCCACGATTACAACCACGGTCAGGAGTTGCCCGGGTGGGCCAATGGCCAACAAGTAAGCCAAGAGCCCACTGGATCTGCTGATGGCCACCAGGAAAGGCCAAGGAGGCAACAGGCATGGGCAGAGAACCAGGAGGGGAGTTCAGAGAACCATCAGGGGGGGCCAGAGAACCATCAGGGGGGGCCAGACAGCCAGCAGCTAGAAGCTCCAGAAGAGGTTGAAACATCAGAGCGAATATCCAAGACAAAGAAAAAGCCAAGCATCTGGAAGAAAATTAGGATGAGGTAA
- the LOC139411849 gene encoding golgin subfamily A member 6-like protein 22, which translates to MEEQRPRLAWNNKPIETGREREREREKEREREMESENKAELERQEMKKKVEQAEETIKALEREIERLKEIEKEIIFERERDMRIAENEKVKLVNEKVKELEREVERLKEDMTTKEFQYKIKFERAKEAFRRQNERVKQVNQNVLVLDREVVRMKEEIRLKDETEPERTFDRDRERENDWRRSEEELKNRVEREMEMETALINDKNTSELEEVFKKIKEQQIELENMETDKYKWKQNQMDMEEKMEGEHNKQKEVERKRMEKIPKQRQEEDEKKKEMEREEEEERRKQKHIEMEEEEREREKERQRQIKRKRMEKRQKIMEREEERQREIEREIEEERCKQKQIEMEEEEREEEERQRAIEEKERQREIGEKERRQQQVERKIMFERDQEEENIWKQKQIDMEKEGRERENKRQREIEEIHRRQQQEERQKQKEKEKEREKDNDNQREMELKDQQQKEMEKEKMIMRDREEAGRRKEGQKNILGEIEGQNELEIEQEREMEEKQEVIKEAEEEYREREERGKEVSMKKHVVVNVKAKAREVFNRRKERRLEVLKGEREHRKRTTNQEGEGGKTAGDGKKTGEGKTTRGAG; encoded by the exons ATGGAGGAGCAGCGACCAAGACTGGCCTGGAACAACAAACCTattgaaacaggaagagagagggaaagagagagggaaaaagagagagaaagggagatggaaaGTGAGAATAAAGCAGAATTGGAAAGACAAGAAATGAAGAAGAAAGTGGAACAGGCAGAAGAAACGATAAAAGCGTTAGAacgagagattgagagattgaaagagattgAGAAGGAAATCATatttgaaagagaaagagacatgcgTATTGCAGAGAATGAGAAAGTCAAACTGGTTAACGAAAAGGtaaaagagttagagagagaggttgagagactgAAAGAAGATATGACAACAAAAGAGTTTCAATACAAAATCAAATTTGAAAGAGCGAAAGAAGCGTTTagaagacagaatgagagagtgaaACAGGTTAACCAAAATGTACTAGTgttagacagagaggttgtgAGAATGAAAGAAGAGATTAGATTGAAAGACGAGACTGAACCAGAGAGAACatttgatagagacagagagagagaaaatgattggAGACGAAGTGAAGAGGAGTTGAAaaatagagtggagagagagatggagatggagacagCCCTCATCAATGACAAAAATACGTCTGAATTGGAGGAAGTCTTCAAGAAAATCAAGGAACAGCAGATAGAATTAGAAAATATGGAAACCGACAAATATAAATGGAAACAGAACCAAATGGAcatggaggagaagatggagggtgagcacaacaaacagaaagaggtagaaagaaagagaatggagaaaataccaaaacagagacaagaagaagatgagaagaagaaggagatggagagagaagaagaagaggagagacgcAAACAGAAGcacatagagatggaagaggaagaaagagagagggagaaagagagacagagacagatcaaaaggaagagaatggagaagagacagaaaattatggaaagagaagaagagagacagagagagattgaaagagagattgaagaagaaagatgtaaacagaagcaaatagagatggaagaggaagaacgaga agaagaagagagacagagagcgatcgaagagaaagagagacagagagagattggagagaaagaaagacgacAACAACAAGTGGAGAGAAAGATAATGTTTGAGAGagatcaagaagaagaaaatatatgGAAACAGAAGCAAATTGAcatggagaaggagggaagagagagggagaacaagagacagagagagatagaagagatacacagacgacaacaacaagaggagagacagaaacaaaaggagaaggagaaagaaagggagaaagacaatgacaatcagagagagatggaattaaAAGATCAGcaacagaaagagatggagaaagaaaagATGATTATGAGAGATAGGGAGGAAGCAGGAAGAAGAAAGGAAGGGcagaaaaatattttgggggaaaTTGAGGGACAGAATGAACTGgagatagaacaggagagagagatggaagaaaagcaggaagtgattaaggaagcagaggaagagtacagggaaagagaagagagaggaaaggaagtaaGCATGAAGAAACATGTAGTAGTTAATGTTAAAGCAAAAGCACGGGAAGTCTTCAATAGGCGTAAAGAGAGGAGGTTAGAAGTGTTGAAGGGGGAACGAGAACACAGAAAGAGGACAACAaatcaggagggagaaggaggaaagaCGGCTGGAGATggaaagaaaacaggagagggcAAGACAACAAGAGGAGCAGGATAA